From Paenibacillus sp. FSL H8-0537:
GAAGAATTGACGGATAGCAATGTGGCAGATCGCTTGCAGGGCGTTCACGGCATTCTCGTGCCGGGCGGCTTTGGCGATCGTGGTATTGAAGGCAAAGTTATTGCCATTCGCCATGCCCGCGAACAGCAAGTGCCGTTTTTCGGTATTTGTCTTGGCATGCAAGTGGCTGTTATTGAATATGCACGTCATGTTGTTGGCCTTGATGGCGCCAACAGCTCGGAGATTAACCCATCGACGCCATACCCTGTCATTGACCTGCTGCCTGAGCAGAAGGACATTGAAGACATGGGCGGCACGATGCGTCTTGGCCTATATCCTTGTAAGCTTATTCCAGGCTCGCTCGCTGCTGCAGAATATGGCGATGAGCTGGTATATGAGCGTCACCGTCACCGGTACGAGTTCAATAATGAATTCCGCGAGCAAGTGGAAGCAGCTGGCTTGACCATTTCGGGAACTTCCCCGGATGGCAGACTAGTAGAAGTGGTGGAAATGAAGGATCATCCTTGGTTCCTAGCCGTTCAATTTCACCCGGAATTCACTTCAAGACCTAATCGTCCTCAGAAGCTGTTCCGCGGATTTGTCCGCGCGGCGCTTGCGTTTTCGGAGAGATAGTGTATTCGTAACATAAATGTATAAACCGTCCAATTTTTTTCCTGGAGCAGAAGGATATTCCGACTTGATCCGCGAATATATTAACGATGATGGAAGAGCAGGCCAATTGTTGTCGCTCTGTCGTAGGAGGTATTATATTTTGGAACAAAAGAAGCTATTAATAGTGGACGATCAGAATGGAATCCGTGTGCTTTTGATGGAAGTGTTCAGCAGTGAGGGTTATGCGACTTTTCAAGCATCCAACGGCAAGCTTGCCTTGGAAATTGTGAAGAAGGAAAGCCCTGATTTGGTGCTGCTTGACATGAAGATTCCCGGTATGGACGGTTTAGAAATTTTAAAGCATGTGAAAGCCATTAATAAAGACATAAAAGTCATTATGATGACGGCTTATGGTGAGCTGGATATGATTAAGGAAGCGACCGATCTCGGAGCCTTGATGCATTTCACCAAGCCGTTTGATATTGATGAAATGCGAATAGCGGTGAACATGCAGCTAGATGGCGGTTCCAGCAGTCGATTCGCGATAGGGTCCTGATTAGCGGGCCCTTTTTTATTATTCTATTATTGGAGTCTTGGCAAAAGAGCTTTACCATTCCTATCGCCATTATGGTATAATGGCTCAGAATCAAGCTGTTCATTTGTCTATCGCATTAGGTATTGGTAAAATAAATGTAAACACAGAGAACCATGTGGCTTGCAGCTCTGCAATTCTCGAAAATGATGTCGGCGAATGGACAAGGTTTTCATCCATGGAGATACCTGTCTCCTGCTCGCTTTGCAAAGCAAGCTGTATTTCAAGAGAAAATCCGCTTGTTCGGAAGTAACAATCAAGCGTAACAACAGGAGCACGGGATGACGAACCGCCTTCTAACAGTGTGCATGCGGCGGCGTGTGCTCGCTGTGGCGGTTTTTCCTTTGTTCTCTTTCGATACAACGGGAGGACTACAAAATTGATGGAGAAATTGATGATACGCGGCGGACGTCCGCTGCAAGGAACGGTCCAAATCAGCGGTGCTAAAAATAGCGCTGTAGCGTTGGTTCCCGCTGCAATACTGGCGGAGTCCGAGGTTGTGCTGGACAATTTGCCTCATTTGAGTGATGTTGCTGTTTATAGCGAAATTTTGCAAGATCTTGGTGCGGTCATTGACTGGCAAGGCGATATGATGCGCATTGATCCTTCTAATCTTAAAGCGAGACCTATGCCCAATGGCAAGGTTAAGCTGCTTCGTGCTTCCTACTATTTGATGGGAGCGATGCTGGGACGCTTTGGAGAAGCTGTTATTGGCTTGCCTGGCGGCTGCAATTTTGAGCCAAGACCTATCGATCAGCATATTAAAGGCTTTGAAGCGCTTGGCGCAACCGTAACGAATGAGCATGGCTCGATGCGCATATCTGCCAAGGAGCTGCGGGGAGCGAAAATTTATCTTGATGTGGTAAGTGTAGGAGCAACAATCAACATTATGCTTGCGGCCTCTCGGGCCAAAGGCTCTACTTTAATAGAAAACGCGGCAAAAGAGCCTGAAATTATAGATGTAGCTACTCTTCTCAATGCCATGGGCGCAAAAATTAAAGGGGCCGGCACGGAAACCATTCGGATTGAAGGAGTGGATAGCCTGCACGGCTGCCGCCACTCCATTATTCCTGACCGCATTCAAGCCGGAACCTACATGATTATCGCCGCGGCAACGCGCGGAGATGTCACGATTGACAATGTCATCCCGAAGCATATGGAAGCTATGACGGCGAAGCTGGAAGAAATGGGCGTTACCGTATACGAAATGGATGAGTCTATCCGCATCGTGGGCGCTCCAAAGTACAATGCTATTGATGTTAAAGCATTGGTTTATCCAGGCTTTGCTACCGATTTGCAGTCCCCTATGACGAGCTTGCTGACGCAAGCGAGCGGCGTAAGTATTTTAACCGACTATGTATACAGCAATCGTTTCAAGCATGTCCCTGAACTTGCGCGCATGGGCGCGGGCATTCGTGTTGAAGGAAGATCAGCCATTATTGAAGGCGGCCCGCTTAACGCCGCTAAGGTTCGAGCAGCAGATCTGCGTGCAGGCGCGGCGCTTGTCATTGCTGGCTTGACCGTACCGGAAGGCATTACCGAAATAAGCGGCGTCGAATATATTGACCGTGGCTACGATCATTTGGTTGATAATTTGCGAAGACTGGGCGCCGATGTGTGGCGTGAGACGGAAACCTTCTAAATTGCAGGCAGACCTGAGCTTGGCGCTGGTCCATAGGGATGAGGAATAACCGGCGCCAACTATGGTATATACTGATAGATCGGACTATAGCGGTATGCTGTACCATAAAACTGAATAAAGTGGTGAGAACATGACAGATCTTCAGATCGCCGATCTGGAAGAGTTGAAGCTGACGGATTTGTATAAGCTGGCGAAGCAGTATCAAATTCCGTATTATGGCCAACTCAAGAAGAAGGAATTGATTTTCGCAATATTGCGGGCTCAGGCTGAGAAAAGCGGCTTGATGTTCATGCAGGGCGTCTTGGAAATTTTGCCGGAAGGCTTCGGCTTTCTTAGGCCTATCAACTATTTGCCAAGCAAAGAGGATATTTATATTTCGGCTTCCCAAATTCGCAAGTTCGATCTTCGTACAGGCGATCTAGTATCCGGCAAATGCCGGCTTCCGAAAGATTCGGAGAAATACTTTGGTTTGCTGCAAGTAAATGCAGTTAATGGGACGAGTCCTGAACTCGCAGCTGAACGGTTACATTTTCCCGCATTGACTCCTCTTTTTCCACAGAAAAAACTGGTGCTTGAGACGGCATCCTCTAAACTTTCCACACGAATTATGGATTTAATTGCGCCTGTTGGACTTGGCCAGCGTGGACTCATTGTTGCACCTCCGAAAGTCGGCAAAACGTTGCTTCTCAAAGAGATTGCCAACAGCATTTCTACCAATCATCCTGAGATTGAGCTGTTCGTATTGCTTATTGATGAACGACCTGAGGAAGTTACAGATATGCAGCGTTCGGTTAAGGGCGAAGTCATCGCTTCTACTTTTGATGAAGTGCCGGAAAATCATATTAAGGTAACAGAGCTTGTCTTGGAGAGAGCGCTGCGACTGGTGGAGCACAAGAAGGATGTTGTTATTTTGATGGATAGCATTACGCGTCTGGCGCGTGCCTACAATTTGGTAGTGCCGCCATCCGGCCGTACGCTGAGCGGTGGTATCGACCCTGCTGCATTCCATCGTCCGAAGCGGTTTTTTGGTGCGGCGCGGAATGTGGAAGAGGGCGGAAGCTTGACGATCCTTGCGACAGCGCTTGTGGAGACAGGCTCGCGTATGGATGACATCATTTATGAAGAATTTAAAAGTACAGGCAATATGGAGCTGCATTTGGACAGAAAACTGGCTGAACGCCGTATTTTCCCAGCGCTGGATATCCGCAGATCGGGTACGCGCCGAGAAGAAATGCTCCTGACGCAAGAAGAGCTGGAGAAGCTATGGGTGGTTCGTAAAAATATGAACGATTCGATTGAGTTCGTTGACGGCTTCCTCAAAAAGCTGAAAAACAGCGAAACGAATAGTGAATTTCTCTTGTCGCTCGATTCCATGCCTGAGACGAAGCCGCCGCAGCGCAGCAGCGGAATCAAAAGCAGCAGTACTAGTTCGTCGTCATCATCAACGCCAGCGGCGGGCCGCCGTTCGGCAGCCCCTCGCACGACGCATAGCTCTTAGCGCTGCCTGAAAGGAGAACATCATGAATCTTGTATATGCTGATGAACAAGGAAATGTCTTTGATCATCCTCACTATATAGCCTTAGGCCGCAGCGGCGATATGATTGTCGAAATGATGGAGGACGAGCTCATTCCGTTGCCGGAAGGGGCGACGCTTGTAAGCTTGCCATTTACGAAGGCAGTGGGCCTGAACCCGGATACGGGCGAAATGCAGCTGCTTCCAGGCAATAAGCAGGCGGTTGGCGCGCTTTTGCCACAAGGCTTTACGCGGCTTGCCCTGCCAGGCTATGTCAAAGCAGACAAAAACGAAAAATTGCCTTTATTCGGTTATACGGCAGTCGTATGGAAAAACAATGGCTTCTACGTTGCAGCAGAGCAATCCGATAATCCGGAGCGCTGGGATCCGCTGAATTGCGACCGTGATGAGGTAAAGCAGCAAGTTGAACGCATTACGTCTAAATATCCGGAAAATCGTCTATATAAGCATTTGTCGAACTGTGCACTTGGCTATGAATGCTTGACGTCGTCTAATACTTTCCTGCAACGCTGGGAAGGAGCGGTTCCGGTTTCGTATTCGTGTAATGCAGGATGCTTTGGATGTATTTCTGAACAGCCGGACGACAGCGGCTTTGTTGCTCCGCAAACACGGATGAATTTCAAGCCGACAGTGGATGAAGTGACTGAGATTATGCTGGAGCATCTTCGCCATGAAGATTCCATCATCAGCTTCGGGCAAGGCTGCGAAGGCGAGCCTTCTACGCAGGTGCGGATTATTGTCGACGCGATGCGCCGGGTAAGAAACCAGACATCACTTGGCTACATTAACATTAATACGAACGCTGGACTGACGGATCACATTCGTGCAATTGTCGATGCGGGCCTCAATCTGATGCGTGTCAGCACCATCAGTGCGCTTGATGACCATTACAATGCCTATTACAAGCCGCGTGGCTATACGCTCGCCAATGTAGAGAAGTCGTTGAAATATGCGACAGACAAGGGCGTATATACGTCGATTAACTATTTGATTTTCCCTGGTGTGACGGATCGTGAGGAAGAGATGGAGGCGATGATCGGCTTTGTTAAGCGGACTGGACTCAAGCTCATCCAAATGCGGAACCTGAACATTGACCCGGAAAGCTATTTATCCTTAATCCCGCCGCCGCAAGGCGAGATTTATGGGATGAAGCAGATGCTGGAAATTTTCCGTGATGAGCTGCCAGATGTCGTTATTGGCTCGTTCACCCATGTTCCGCCTGCGAGCTTAATTCAATCTTAATGCCCTAGAAGGAGCAGATTGTCCAGTAATGGGCAGCTCCTTCTTTTGAAATATAGGAAAGCATATGATTTCTCCATACTTTCTCTATATTTCTCGGACTGAAACGTGCCGCGCCGCCGAAGGACGGCGACAATCGTTTCACCTTGTGTTTTACAACATGGACTGGGCTATGCTATAATGCAGAGATGTATGACTTAATTCTGGGCCCGCCTGTGGCTCAGGGCAGAAAGAGGTGAAAGAGATGAAACAAGCTATTCATCCGACATACCATATCACTACAGCAACTTGCGCTTGTGGTAACACTTTCGAGACTGGTTCCATTAAACCGAACCTTCGTGTAGAGATTTGTTCCCAATGCCACCCATTCTATACGGGTAAGCAGAAGTTCCTGGATGTGGGCGGCCGCGTCGATCGTTTCAAAAAGAAATACGGCATCTAATTGCTGTGATGTCTATTTTGTCTATATTTGGCAGAATACAAGAACCTCCCTTAGCCATTCTAATGGTTATAAGGGAGGTTTTTTTGATGAGATGGAGCATATTGCTTTCAAAAAGCTCGCGTATGCTGTTATTGGCAGGTGTCCTGCTGCTGGCAGCGACAAGTGCTGCCGGCTGTGGCCAGCCTGATCATAAGCAGCAGATGCAATCCTATGGCCATGACGGTTATATGGGGCTGTCTAACAGCAACCCAAACATACCGAATAAGCATTCGTATTTAAATTACGGCTCAGACGGCAAGTTTGTTGGCGAGTTGATCAAGAAGATGGATGGTGTCCATAAAAGCTGGATTCATTTCAATGGGGAGCATCTGGTCGTTCATTTGACCGCCAAACCAGGCATGACCGATGCGCAGGTGAAGCAGCTTCAGCATAAAGCAGAGGAAACTTTGCAATATAATATGCCGCGGTATGAGGTGCGGGTAAAAACGAGTCGGTAACGCCCGGTTTTATGTGGAAAGGTCCTTCCCTTTATGGGAAGGCCATGACGCTCACGCTTGCTGAAAAGCAGCATATCATGTCTTGTCTCCAGAAAAGTTGCGCTTTGTAACATTATCAGCTATACTTATTTTTGCCGTGCTAGATGGGGAGTTAGCGGTGCCCTGTAACTCGCAATCCGCTTTAGCGAGGTTGAATTCCTGTTTGAGGTTATGTCTATGCGGGGTTTGGCGCTTGCGAGCAGTGTTGACAGTTGGGTCCTCCGCAATGGACGCTTGTGAACTCGGTCAGGTCCGGAAGGAAGCAGCCGTAAGTAAGTTAGTTCATGTGCCGGGGGAGTGCCTGGCTCGAGCTGTGGTGCAAGAGTGCCGCCTGGGTTACATTAATCAAGGACAGGTGCACGGTATTAAAGTTTTATATTTCGGATGTTCACAGACACCGGCGACGCTTTTCGATGAACTCGAATGGTGCTGCGGGTGTTTTTTGTTTGGCTTGAGGCTTTGATCATGTATAATAAGAGATAGAGTATTTTTGCAGAATTCCTGTAAGGAAACAAGAAGGGAACGGTCCATGTGACTCATATTGCCTTGTACCGTGCCTGGCGTCCCCAGACGTTTCGGGACATGGTGGGACAACAGCATATTGTGCAGACGCTGCAAAATGCGATAAAAGAGGATCGCGTTTCGCATGCCTATTTGTTCAACGGTCCCCGTGGGACGGGGAAGACGACGACAGCTAAGGTATTGGCGAAAGCAGTCAATTGTGAAGCTGGCCCGGCAGTGGAGCCCTGCAATGAATGCGACGCATGCCGCGGTATTACAGCTGGTCATATTATGGATGTCGTGGAGATTGATGCTGCCTCCAATCGGGGCATCGACGAAATTCGCGATATACGGGATAAGGTGCGCTACGCCCCATCTGAAGTGCGCTATAAAGTGTACATTATTGATGAGGTACACATGCTTACTTCAGAGGCGTTCAATGCTTTGCTCAAAACATTGGAAGAGCCGCCTGCACATGTTATCTTTATATTAGCAACAACAGAGCCGCATAAGCTTCCTGCAACGATTATTTCCCGCTGCCAGCGTTTTGATTTTCGGCAGGTATCGCTTGCAGAGCAGTCGGAACGGCTTCATGAGATTTGTAAGGAAGAAGGCATTAGCGCCGAAGAGGATGCGATTGCTTATATTGCAAGGCTGTCGGAAGGCGGCATGCGTGACGCCATCAGCCTACTGGAGCAGGTAGCGGCTTTCGGAGGCGGAAGCATTACACTGGATGGTGCTGTCGATGTAACGGGCGGGATGGCGGCCGACCAGTTCTATGAACTGGCGGAAGCGGTTCGCGATCGTGATGTTGGCGCTGTAATGCCGCTTGTCGAAAGCCTGACGCAAGCGGGCAAGAGCGCGGATAAATGCATGGAGAACCTGATTTATTATTTCAGGGATTTGCTTGTGCTTAAGCTTGCTCCGCAAGGCGGAGCAGCAACGGAACGCGTCGTTGACGCGGACCGTTTCCGGGCAATGGCGGATGCTTTTACGCCGGATCGCTTGTTTCGCATGATTGATACGCTGAACAGCTATCAATCGGAAATGAAGCATGCTGCTCAGTCGCAGACGCTGTTCGAGGTCGCTCTGATGAAAATTTGCACCATCGGCGATAGCCGTGAAGGCGCGTCTGCGGGGGATGCTGCCCAGCCATCTGGCGCGTCTGCGAGTTCTTCCGCAGAGGTGGGTCGTCTGCGCCAGCAAGTGGAGCAGCTCGAACGCAAGCTGGAGCAGCTGTTGCAAAATGGCGTTCCGGCTGTTGGTGGAGGTGCGTCTGCCAGCGGTGCAGCAGCCCGGACTGGGGCAAATGGCAATCGTCCTGCCTTTAATAACCGCAGCGGTGGTTCTAACTCTGTGTCTGTTCGCACGTCAGTTAAGCTGGGGCCGTATTTATCCGCTGCTGGCAGCAGTGAAACGGGGCAAGTCCGCATGAAGTGGAGCGAGCTGCTTCAGCGGGTGAAGGAAACCAAAATCACCGTCCATGCGTGGTTGATGGATGGTGAGCCGGTATCGGTCGTGGACGGTACTGTGTTGGTTGCTTTCAAAAACACGATGCACCGAGAAACAACGGAGAAGCCGACGCATAAAGAAATTATTGAGCGGGTTCTGCAAAGCGTGTTCGGGGAGCCGCTTCAGCTTGCAACGGTTATGATTAAAGAATGGCAGTCTGCAACCGATAGTGGCTCAGGTACGCCGGACGAAGCGTTTGAGCTGCAATCGGATATGCCGGACGCAGCGCCAGCCCAGCCTAAATGGGTGGAGGAAGCGGTAAAGCTGTTTGGCGAAGAGCTTGTCGTTGTGAAAGATGATTTTTAACTATAAATAAGAGGTGATTACAATGAACAATATGAATCAAATGATGAAGCAAGTGAAGAAGATGCAAGAGCAAATGATGAAAGCACAGGAAGAGCTTGTCCACAAAACCGTTGAAGGCACAGCAGGCGGCGGCGTAGTTAACGTTACTGTAAACGGCCACAAAAAAGTTCTTGATATTACAATTAAACCGGAAGCGGTAGATCCGGAAGATGTAGAAATGCTGCAGGACTTGATTATTACAGCTGTAAACGATGCCCTTTCAAAAGTGGACGATGTTGCGAACCAGGACATGGGTAAATTTACAGGTGGCATGAAAATCCCGGGCTTGTTCTAAAAATAAGCCACTGCTCGTTCTGATTTGAAAGGAGCTACACCTGTTGCATTATCCCGAACCGATAGCGAAGTTGATTGATAGTTTCACCAGGTTGCCGGGTATTGGACCGAAAACAGCTGCGAGACTGGCTTTTTATGTGCTGCGCATGAAGGAAGATGATGTCATTGATTTTGCTAAAGCGCTCGTAAGCGTGAAACGCAATCTGACTTATTGCTCCATCTGCTGCAACATAACCGATACGGACCCTTGCCGTATTTGCCAGGATAAGCTCAGGGACAACTCCGTCATTTGCGTCGTACAGGAATCGAAAGATTTGGTGGCGATGGAACGGACGAAGGAGTTCATGGGGCATTATC
This genomic window contains:
- a CDS encoding response regulator encodes the protein MEQKKLLIVDDQNGIRVLLMEVFSSEGYATFQASNGKLALEIVKKESPDLVLLDMKIPGMDGLEILKHVKAINKDIKVIMMTAYGELDMIKEATDLGALMHFTKPFDIDEMRIAVNMQLDGGSSSRFAIGS
- a CDS encoding UDP-N-acetylglucosamine 1-carboxyvinyltransferase, translating into MEKLMIRGGRPLQGTVQISGAKNSAVALVPAAILAESEVVLDNLPHLSDVAVYSEILQDLGAVIDWQGDMMRIDPSNLKARPMPNGKVKLLRASYYLMGAMLGRFGEAVIGLPGGCNFEPRPIDQHIKGFEALGATVTNEHGSMRISAKELRGAKIYLDVVSVGATINIMLAASRAKGSTLIENAAKEPEIIDVATLLNAMGAKIKGAGTETIRIEGVDSLHGCRHSIIPDRIQAGTYMIIAAATRGDVTIDNVIPKHMEAMTAKLEEMGVTVYEMDESIRIVGAPKYNAIDVKALVYPGFATDLQSPMTSLLTQASGVSILTDYVYSNRFKHVPELARMGAGIRVEGRSAIIEGGPLNAAKVRAADLRAGAALVIAGLTVPEGITEISGVEYIDRGYDHLVDNLRRLGADVWRETETF
- the rho gene encoding transcription termination factor Rho, giving the protein MTDLQIADLEELKLTDLYKLAKQYQIPYYGQLKKKELIFAILRAQAEKSGLMFMQGVLEILPEGFGFLRPINYLPSKEDIYISASQIRKFDLRTGDLVSGKCRLPKDSEKYFGLLQVNAVNGTSPELAAERLHFPALTPLFPQKKLVLETASSKLSTRIMDLIAPVGLGQRGLIVAPPKVGKTLLLKEIANSISTNHPEIELFVLLIDERPEEVTDMQRSVKGEVIASTFDEVPENHIKVTELVLERALRLVEHKKDVVILMDSITRLARAYNLVVPPSGRTLSGGIDPAAFHRPKRFFGAARNVEEGGSLTILATALVETGSRMDDIIYEEFKSTGNMELHLDRKLAERRIFPALDIRRSGTRREEMLLTQEELEKLWVVRKNMNDSIEFVDGFLKKLKNSETNSEFLLSLDSMPETKPPQRSSGIKSSSTSSSSSSTPAAGRRSAAPRTTHSS
- a CDS encoding radical SAM protein: MNLVYADEQGNVFDHPHYIALGRSGDMIVEMMEDELIPLPEGATLVSLPFTKAVGLNPDTGEMQLLPGNKQAVGALLPQGFTRLALPGYVKADKNEKLPLFGYTAVVWKNNGFYVAAEQSDNPERWDPLNCDRDEVKQQVERITSKYPENRLYKHLSNCALGYECLTSSNTFLQRWEGAVPVSYSCNAGCFGCISEQPDDSGFVAPQTRMNFKPTVDEVTEIMLEHLRHEDSIISFGQGCEGEPSTQVRIIVDAMRRVRNQTSLGYININTNAGLTDHIRAIVDAGLNLMRVSTISALDDHYNAYYKPRGYTLANVEKSLKYATDKGVYTSINYLIFPGVTDREEEMEAMIGFVKRTGLKLIQMRNLNIDPESYLSLIPPPQGEIYGMKQMLEIFRDELPDVVIGSFTHVPPASLIQS
- the rpmE gene encoding 50S ribosomal protein L31 → MKQAIHPTYHITTATCACGNTFETGSIKPNLRVEICSQCHPFYTGKQKFLDVGGRVDRFKKKYGI
- the dnaX gene encoding DNA polymerase III subunit gamma/tau, producing MTHIALYRAWRPQTFRDMVGQQHIVQTLQNAIKEDRVSHAYLFNGPRGTGKTTTAKVLAKAVNCEAGPAVEPCNECDACRGITAGHIMDVVEIDAASNRGIDEIRDIRDKVRYAPSEVRYKVYIIDEVHMLTSEAFNALLKTLEEPPAHVIFILATTEPHKLPATIISRCQRFDFRQVSLAEQSERLHEICKEEGISAEEDAIAYIARLSEGGMRDAISLLEQVAAFGGGSITLDGAVDVTGGMAADQFYELAEAVRDRDVGAVMPLVESLTQAGKSADKCMENLIYYFRDLLVLKLAPQGGAATERVVDADRFRAMADAFTPDRLFRMIDTLNSYQSEMKHAAQSQTLFEVALMKICTIGDSREGASAGDAAQPSGASASSSAEVGRLRQQVEQLERKLEQLLQNGVPAVGGGASASGAAARTGANGNRPAFNNRSGGSNSVSVRTSVKLGPYLSAAGSSETGQVRMKWSELLQRVKETKITVHAWLMDGEPVSVVDGTVLVAFKNTMHRETTEKPTHKEIIERVLQSVFGEPLQLATVMIKEWQSATDSGSGTPDEAFELQSDMPDAAPAQPKWVEEAVKLFGEELVVVKDDF
- a CDS encoding YbaB/EbfC family nucleoid-associated protein, yielding MNNMNQMMKQVKKMQEQMMKAQEELVHKTVEGTAGGGVVNVTVNGHKKVLDITIKPEAVDPEDVEMLQDLIITAVNDALSKVDDVANQDMGKFTGGMKIPGLF
- the recR gene encoding recombination mediator RecR, whose amino-acid sequence is MHYPEPIAKLIDSFTRLPGIGPKTAARLAFYVLRMKEDDVIDFAKALVSVKRNLTYCSICCNITDTDPCRICQDKLRDNSVICVVQESKDLVAMERTKEFMGHYHVLQGAISPMEGIGPDQIKIAELLRRLSDERVQELILATNPNVEGEATAMYISRLVKPFGIRVTRIAHGLPVGGDLEYADEVTLSKALEGRRELG